The following proteins come from a genomic window of Mycobacterium sp. DL:
- a CDS encoding mammalian cell entry protein, with protein sequence MEDQQPDSGDLNTDNATVATDGTTEDSGSKPRRGLFRRRTNVDAKPPVDPETPVAAAPVEEAEKQPEVPKTPVGKAARTPKDDAVQPVSQETAEPALETGTDVDTAEDADLEDADLEDAEPAEEVTLVPHRPAGKRLKVAAVAASVLFVGAGAFAGAMVQPYLAESALVETKLNIAQTAADAITTLWTYTPDDMNTLADRASRYLGGEFAEEYRQYIDAIVEPNKQAQVTNTTDVMGAAVESVSPPGTPDEATAIVYTNSVATSPVTKNIPSLRYLSYRLTMQRDGSDWLITRMSTVTSFDLTPQL encoded by the coding sequence GTGGAAGATCAGCAACCTGATTCAGGTGATCTGAACACCGACAACGCCACTGTGGCCACCGACGGCACCACCGAGGATTCGGGATCGAAGCCTCGCCGGGGTCTGTTCCGTCGGCGGACCAACGTCGACGCGAAGCCCCCGGTCGACCCGGAGACACCGGTAGCCGCGGCACCCGTCGAGGAAGCCGAGAAGCAACCCGAGGTGCCGAAGACGCCCGTCGGCAAAGCCGCCAGAACTCCCAAAGACGACGCAGTCCAGCCTGTTTCGCAGGAGACCGCTGAGCCTGCGTTGGAAACCGGGACTGACGTCGACACGGCCGAGGACGCCGATCTCGAAGACGCCGATCTCGAAGACGCAGAGCCCGCCGAAGAGGTCACGCTGGTCCCGCATCGTCCTGCAGGCAAGCGGCTGAAGGTGGCGGCGGTGGCCGCCTCGGTGCTGTTCGTCGGAGCGGGCGCGTTCGCCGGCGCGATGGTGCAGCCATACCTCGCCGAGAGTGCGCTCGTCGAGACGAAACTCAACATCGCCCAGACCGCCGCGGATGCGATCACCACGCTGTGGACCTACACCCCCGACGACATGAACACCCTCGCCGACCGCGCATCGCGCTACCTCGGTGGCGAGTTCGCCGAGGAGTACCGGCAGTACATCGATGCGATCGTCGAGCCCAACAAGCAGGCCCAGGTCACCAACACCACCGACGTGATGGGCGCCGCGGTGGAATCGGTCTCGCCGCCGGGGACTCCGGACGAGGCGACCGCGATCGTCTACACCAACTCGGTGGCCACCAGTCCGGTGACGAAGAACATCCCGTCGTTGCGGTACCTGTCCTACCGGCTGACGATGCAACGCGACGGGTCGGACTGGCTCATCACCCGGATGTCGACGGTCACGTCGTTCGACCTGACTCCTCAGTTGTAG
- a CDS encoding bifunctional 3-(3-hydroxy-phenyl)propionate/3-hydroxycinnamic acid hydroxylase, whose product MKRPNAVRHTPVLIVGAGPTGATAATLLAQYGINSLVLDRWQGVYPQPRAVHLDDEIYRLIARLGLADQFAAISRPACGLQLRDRDHHVLAEFRRDPAPGVHGFPRANMFDQPELEQLLRDNLARYPGIELRGNTEVTDITPVDGGGIRVSYRNRSDGTTMVVDADYVLGCDGANSLIRSRIGTSMRDMHFQQRWLVVDVATEADLHQWEGVHQVCDPHRAGTYMRIGKTRYRWEFQLLDGESADQFSDLAALIPLIAPWIGNVHEAELELIRVTEYTFRAQLADRWRRGNVFLLGDAAHLTPPFIGQGMGAGLRDAMNLAWKLAGVLGGDLPPTALDSYEQERKPHARSMIRFALAVGRFMTAGGDVGNLLRRIVVPRLGLLPGVRHRVVDSTTPALRRSALVHRRRGPRSLTGSLCPNPVLADGRRLDDALGLGFAVITTVPLKSTQHALIKDRGATALCAAPGSELARWLRGGHTTAVIVRPDRTVMRSSRRVDDLLAVLPELHSGSKSSRSSLLECNSGEEERAATTEESGRTT is encoded by the coding sequence ATGAAGCGGCCCAACGCTGTTCGTCACACACCGGTGCTCATCGTCGGCGCCGGCCCGACCGGTGCCACCGCGGCCACACTGCTGGCCCAGTACGGCATCAACAGCCTCGTCCTCGACCGCTGGCAGGGCGTCTACCCGCAGCCCCGCGCCGTGCACCTGGATGACGAGATCTACCGCCTCATCGCCCGGCTGGGCCTCGCCGACCAGTTCGCCGCGATCTCGCGCCCCGCCTGCGGGCTCCAACTGCGCGACCGCGACCACCACGTGCTGGCCGAGTTCCGCCGCGACCCGGCGCCCGGTGTGCACGGCTTTCCCCGTGCCAACATGTTCGATCAACCCGAGCTCGAACAACTTCTGCGAGACAACCTCGCGCGGTACCCGGGCATCGAACTCCGCGGCAACACCGAGGTCACCGACATCACGCCGGTCGACGGCGGCGGGATCCGGGTCAGCTACCGCAACCGGAGCGACGGCACCACGATGGTGGTCGACGCCGACTATGTGCTGGGATGCGACGGCGCCAACAGTCTGATCCGCTCGCGGATCGGCACCTCGATGCGCGACATGCACTTCCAGCAGCGCTGGCTTGTCGTTGATGTCGCCACCGAGGCCGATCTCCACCAATGGGAGGGTGTGCACCAGGTCTGCGATCCGCACCGTGCGGGCACCTACATGCGTATCGGAAAGACCCGCTACCGCTGGGAGTTTCAACTCCTCGACGGCGAGAGTGCCGACCAGTTCTCCGACCTGGCCGCTCTGATACCGCTGATCGCTCCCTGGATCGGGAACGTCCACGAGGCCGAACTCGAGTTGATCCGGGTCACCGAGTACACGTTCCGTGCTCAGCTCGCCGACCGGTGGCGGCGGGGAAACGTATTCCTGCTCGGTGACGCCGCGCATCTGACACCGCCGTTCATCGGCCAGGGCATGGGTGCCGGGCTCCGCGATGCGATGAACCTCGCCTGGAAGCTTGCCGGCGTCCTGGGCGGCGACCTGCCGCCGACTGCGCTCGACAGCTACGAGCAGGAGCGAAAGCCCCACGCCCGGTCGATGATCCGGTTCGCCCTCGCGGTCGGGCGATTCATGACCGCGGGCGGTGACGTGGGAAATCTGTTGCGACGCATCGTCGTGCCGCGCCTCGGCCTGCTCCCGGGGGTGCGCCACCGGGTGGTGGATTCGACCACGCCCGCACTGCGCCGGTCAGCTCTTGTGCACCGCCGACGCGGCCCACGATCGCTGACCGGCAGTCTGTGCCCCAACCCCGTACTGGCCGACGGGCGCCGACTCGACGATGCGCTGGGTCTGGGTTTCGCCGTCATCACGACGGTGCCGCTCAAATCCACACAGCACGCCCTGATCAAGGACCGTGGGGCGACGGCACTTTGTGCCGCACCTGGATCCGAGCTGGCGCGGTGGCTGCGAGGTGGCCACACCACCGCGGTGATCGTCAGACCCGACCGAACGGTCATGCGATCGTCGCGACGGGTTGACGACCTGCTCGCGGTGCTGCCGGAATTGCATTCCGGCAGCAAAAGTTCGAGAAGTTCTCTGCTGGAATGCAATTCCGGCGAAGAGGAGCGGGCGGCTACAACTGAGGAGTCAGGTCGAACGACGTGA
- a CDS encoding fumarylacetoacetate hydrolase family protein, with translation MSISILRTTDAWWVKTADRAARIATSATATAELLADRAAITAAGGSADTVAVDGLELVSPVTRPCRVVAQMTNFESHVKDSGMDPKTVPLTFFRKSSASISGPFDQIVKPGHVRFLDYEVEIGLVIGRDIPVGTSISDSQLTDYIAGLVITNDISARDIQLPQTQFYEAKSYPTFTPVGPELVLLGADELARFGDLRLRLSVSGEERQNALVEGDMLYRPLQALQSLARFQDLAAGDLVLTGTPAGTALSAPPKPIEMIGALLPPAVKWKAFFKRQAGNTKYLQHGDVIEASVATDDGAIDLGTQRMKVTYA, from the coding sequence ATGAGCATTTCCATACTCCGCACCACTGACGCCTGGTGGGTCAAGACCGCCGACCGGGCGGCCAGGATCGCCACCTCGGCCACCGCCACCGCGGAACTCCTCGCCGACCGCGCCGCGATCACCGCCGCCGGCGGCAGCGCCGACACCGTGGCCGTCGACGGGCTGGAGCTCGTCTCGCCGGTCACCCGGCCGTGCCGGGTGGTGGCGCAGATGACCAACTTCGAATCGCACGTCAAGGATTCCGGTATGGATCCGAAGACCGTGCCGCTGACATTCTTCCGGAAATCGTCGGCGTCGATCAGTGGTCCGTTCGATCAGATCGTCAAACCCGGCCACGTCCGATTCCTCGACTACGAGGTCGAGATCGGGCTCGTCATCGGGCGCGATATCCCGGTCGGCACCAGCATTTCGGACTCCCAGCTCACCGACTACATCGCAGGGCTGGTCATCACCAACGACATCTCGGCCCGCGACATCCAACTCCCGCAGACGCAGTTCTACGAAGCGAAGTCCTACCCCACCTTCACCCCGGTCGGTCCCGAACTCGTGCTGCTCGGTGCCGATGAGCTTGCCCGCTTCGGCGATCTGCGACTGCGGTTGAGTGTCAGTGGTGAGGAACGCCAGAACGCACTGGTCGAGGGCGACATGCTGTACCGGCCGCTGCAGGCGCTCCAGTCGCTGGCCCGTTTCCAGGATCTTGCCGCCGGAGATCTGGTGCTCACCGGGACCCCGGCCGGTACGGCGCTGAGCGCTCCGCCCAAGCCGATCGAGATGATCGGCGCGCTGCTTCCGCCTGCGGTGAAGTGGAAGGCGTTCTTCAAACGTCAGGCCGGCAACACCAAATACCTTCAGCACGGCGACGTCATCGAGGCGTCGGTGGCCACCGACGACGGCGCGATCGATCTCGGCACGCAGCGTATGAAGGTCACCTACGCCTGA
- a CDS encoding VOC family protein: MIGSHNELHSEQGALRGEHPGRSRNPTIKVRDIAWLEFDKPDLVRAEAFARAFGFHVLLRHPDELHLGGTDSGSAAVILRRGEKSRFTGIAFRAADDADLRRLADKTGASVHPLPESIGGSAVRLVDPSGFPVQVVADIHRHPALPTQTPLIYNAGHELRRVNTTQRPRRVPARVQRLGHVVLQSTRYLSALNWYLDTLGMIVSDFLFFPGQRERGPTMSFIRCDRGAEPADHHTLAMALGPANRYVHSAYQVSDLDALAAGGEYLRERGYFRSWGIGRHIQGSQLFDYWRDPDGFLVEHFADGDMFDNTLEPGWAPFTASGLSQWGPPVTGDFLGTSPRAARHEALSMLTALPRRNEFDVHRLIGLLKVARS; this comes from the coding sequence GTGATCGGCAGCCACAACGAACTCCACAGCGAGCAGGGAGCGCTGCGCGGTGAACACCCGGGACGCTCCCGGAATCCGACCATCAAGGTGCGCGACATCGCCTGGCTCGAGTTCGACAAACCCGATCTGGTGCGCGCCGAGGCGTTCGCCCGGGCCTTCGGCTTCCACGTGCTGTTACGCCACCCCGACGAACTGCATCTCGGCGGCACGGATTCGGGGTCCGCCGCCGTCATCCTGCGTCGCGGCGAGAAGTCCCGCTTCACCGGGATCGCGTTCCGCGCCGCCGACGATGCAGATCTTCGACGGCTCGCCGACAAGACCGGTGCATCAGTGCACCCGCTGCCTGAGTCGATCGGCGGATCGGCGGTCCGCCTCGTCGACCCCAGCGGCTTCCCGGTCCAGGTCGTGGCCGACATCCACCGCCATCCGGCGCTCCCCACACAGACACCCCTGATCTACAACGCCGGCCACGAGCTGCGGCGCGTCAACACCACCCAGCGGCCGCGCCGGGTCCCGGCCCGGGTGCAACGCCTCGGCCACGTGGTGCTGCAGTCCACTCGGTACCTCAGCGCGCTGAACTGGTACCTGGACACCCTCGGCATGATCGTCAGCGACTTCCTGTTCTTCCCCGGCCAACGCGAGCGTGGCCCCACGATGAGCTTCATCCGCTGCGATCGGGGTGCTGAGCCCGCCGATCACCACACGCTGGCCATGGCGCTCGGCCCGGCCAACCGGTACGTGCACTCGGCGTACCAGGTCAGCGACCTCGATGCGCTCGCCGCCGGCGGCGAATACCTCCGTGAGCGCGGATACTTCCGGTCCTGGGGAATCGGCCGCCACATCCAGGGCAGCCAACTGTTCGACTACTGGCGCGACCCCGATGGTTTCCTCGTCGAGCACTTCGCCGACGGCGACATGTTCGACAACACCCTCGAGCCCGGTTGGGCCCCCTTCACCGCCAGCGGTCTGTCGCAGTGGGGACCACCGGTCACCGGCGACTTCCTCGGGACCAGCCCGCGTGCGGCACGACATGAGGCCCTGTCCATGTTGACCGCGCTGCCACGCCGCAACGAATTCGACGTCCACCGCCTCATCGGCCTACTGAAAGTTGCCCGCTCATGA
- a CDS encoding TetR/AcrR family transcriptional regulator — MSEQAQTSVNRVQRRKQRTRAALIGAAQAFIAEGRLNVAVLDITQAADVGMGSFYNYFDSKEELFSAAVADALDAHGALLDVLTADIEDPAETFACRFRLTGRLFRRRPQESQILLANGVQLLASDRGLAPRALRDIEAAARAGRFTVEDSHLALAIAGGAIMGLGALLRQEPERDDAEASDSVTASVLRLFGMSAADAAEVCTRPLPDLETIAPPDPLA; from the coding sequence ATGAGCGAGCAGGCCCAGACAAGCGTCAACCGGGTGCAACGACGGAAACAACGCACTCGCGCCGCGCTGATCGGGGCGGCGCAGGCGTTCATCGCCGAAGGCCGGCTCAACGTCGCGGTCCTCGACATCACCCAGGCCGCCGACGTCGGGATGGGGTCGTTCTACAACTACTTCGACAGCAAGGAAGAACTGTTCAGCGCGGCCGTCGCCGACGCGCTTGATGCGCACGGCGCTCTGCTCGACGTCCTGACCGCCGACATCGAGGACCCTGCCGAGACGTTCGCCTGCCGGTTCCGTCTCACCGGTCGACTCTTCCGCCGACGACCGCAGGAAAGCCAGATCCTGCTGGCCAACGGAGTCCAACTGCTGGCGTCCGACCGCGGGTTGGCGCCGCGCGCGTTGCGCGACATCGAAGCGGCAGCCAGGGCGGGCCGGTTCACCGTCGAGGATTCGCACTTGGCGCTGGCCATCGCCGGTGGAGCCATCATGGGTCTGGGGGCGCTGCTGCGTCAGGAACCCGAGCGCGACGACGCCGAGGCATCGGACTCGGTGACCGCGAGTGTGCTTCGGCTGTTCGGGATGAGCGCCGCGGATGCCGCCGAGGTCTGCACGCGGCCACTGCCCGACCTCGAGACGATCGCCCCTCCCGACCCCTTGGCGTGA
- a CDS encoding ferredoxin, giving the protein MRVTVDQDRCEGHGLCTQSAPAVFSFDDDGDLVNEFAGTDVPETLIGPAREAVDVCPVAALRITGSP; this is encoded by the coding sequence ATGCGTGTCACCGTCGATCAGGACCGATGCGAAGGGCACGGCCTGTGCACCCAGTCGGCACCGGCCGTATTCTCCTTCGACGACGACGGCGACCTGGTCAACGAGTTTGCCGGCACCGATGTGCCCGAGACGTTGATCGGCCCGGCCCGGGAAGCTGTGGACGTCTGTCCCGTTGCAGCGCTTCGTATAACCGGTAGCCCATGA
- a CDS encoding cytochrome P450, with product MRNAAHAPVYRRDIYSHSAIRDPYPHYTRLRQLGPVVWLPRHRAYALPRYAECKAVLRDHARFISGDGVALNPLANRLSRGTTLNSDGEDHDRRRKLLAHRLTPKALRSMSDAVERQAAAVVDAALKRPDVDGVRDLATALPLRVVPDLVGWPEAGRENLIPWAGATFDALGPLNRQALRTMPATLAMLRFSRRVVRDRSVSPGSMGDDVLRAADEGKVALSECPALMIDYLAPSLDTTISAISSALHLFATHPAQWRALRDNPELIPNAVNEVVRLESPLRAFSRKVLSDSEIAGFSIPSRSRVLVIYASANRDEREWDEPDVFDITRDVNRHLGFGYGTHGCAGQGLARLETQAILREMVARVGTIALAGEPTWAVNNIIHRYERLPLELTPA from the coding sequence ATGCGAAACGCCGCGCACGCGCCCGTATACCGACGGGACATTTACTCGCACAGCGCAATCCGGGATCCGTACCCGCACTACACCCGTCTGCGCCAACTCGGCCCAGTGGTATGGCTGCCTCGGCACCGGGCCTATGCACTGCCGCGCTATGCGGAGTGCAAAGCGGTACTCCGGGACCATGCACGGTTCATCTCCGGTGATGGCGTCGCCCTCAACCCGCTGGCCAATAGACTCTCGCGGGGCACCACACTCAACAGCGACGGTGAGGACCATGATCGGCGCCGCAAGCTGCTCGCTCACCGCCTCACTCCGAAAGCGTTGCGCAGCATGTCCGACGCGGTCGAGCGCCAGGCCGCCGCGGTCGTCGACGCTGCGCTGAAACGGCCCGACGTCGATGGCGTGCGCGATCTCGCGACCGCGCTGCCCCTACGCGTGGTACCCGACCTGGTCGGCTGGCCTGAAGCGGGGCGCGAGAACCTCATCCCATGGGCGGGAGCCACATTCGATGCGCTGGGACCACTGAATCGGCAAGCACTGCGCACGATGCCGGCGACCCTGGCCATGCTGCGGTTCTCGCGACGAGTCGTCCGCGACCGCAGCGTGTCGCCGGGCAGCATGGGCGACGACGTGCTTCGCGCCGCAGACGAGGGAAAGGTTGCGCTGTCAGAGTGTCCGGCCCTGATGATCGACTACTTGGCTCCGTCGCTGGACACCACGATCAGCGCCATCAGCTCGGCGCTGCACCTGTTTGCCACCCATCCCGCGCAGTGGCGCGCCCTCAGGGACAATCCTGAGCTGATCCCCAATGCGGTCAACGAAGTGGTTCGTCTGGAGTCCCCTCTGCGTGCCTTCAGTCGGAAGGTCCTCTCCGACAGCGAGATCGCCGGATTCTCCATTCCGTCAAGGTCGCGGGTACTGGTCATCTACGCCTCCGCCAACCGCGACGAACGTGAGTGGGACGAACCCGACGTCTTCGACATCACCCGCGATGTCAACCGCCATCTGGGCTTCGGATACGGCACCCACGGGTGTGCGGGTCAGGGTCTGGCGCGACTGGAAACCCAGGCGATCCTGCGCGAAATGGTTGCCCGCGTCGGGACCATCGCTCTCGCGGGAGAACCAACCTGGGCCGTCAACAACATCATTCACCGCTACGAGCGGCTCCCCCTCGAGCTCACACCCGCCTAG
- a CDS encoding fructosamine kinase family protein produces the protein MMNFVKRNRSAPEGFFAAEAAGLQWLSEARDGVPCARVIAVDDQSLTLERLTTSPPSAAAAHEFGARLARTHAAGADGFGSAPSGWGGPGFFGPLHRPLPMSYSRGDSWGAYYAAHRLAPMVTAAAPLLDGDTRSAVDAVINRCDAGEFDDADVPCRLHGDLWSGNVMWTPRGVVLVDPAAHGGHRETDLAMLALFGCPHLDAVIDGYQAQHPLRAGWHARVGLHQLFPLLAHVVLFGAGYVGQTRAAAVGALAGLS, from the coding sequence GTGATGAACTTCGTCAAGCGCAACCGGTCAGCACCGGAGGGGTTCTTCGCCGCGGAAGCCGCGGGACTGCAATGGCTTTCCGAGGCTCGCGACGGCGTGCCGTGCGCGCGCGTGATCGCCGTCGACGATCAGTCGCTGACCCTCGAGCGGCTGACCACGAGCCCCCCGAGCGCCGCGGCGGCCCACGAGTTCGGCGCTCGACTGGCGCGCACCCACGCCGCCGGTGCCGACGGTTTCGGCTCGGCGCCCTCGGGTTGGGGAGGGCCGGGCTTCTTCGGGCCGCTGCACCGGCCGCTGCCGATGTCCTACAGCCGCGGTGACTCCTGGGGTGCGTACTACGCCGCGCACCGGCTGGCCCCGATGGTCACCGCCGCAGCGCCGCTCCTCGACGGCGACACTCGCAGTGCTGTCGATGCCGTGATCAATCGTTGTGATGCAGGAGAATTCGACGATGCCGATGTCCCGTGTCGACTTCACGGGGACTTGTGGAGCGGCAATGTCATGTGGACCCCGAGGGGCGTCGTCCTGGTCGACCCCGCCGCCCACGGCGGACACCGCGAGACCGACCTCGCGATGCTCGCGCTGTTCGGCTGCCCGCATCTGGACGCGGTGATCGACGGGTATCAGGCGCAGCACCCGTTGCGCGCCGGCTGGCATGCGCGGGTCGGGCTGCACCAGTTGTTTCCGTTACTTGCCCACGTGGTGCTCTTCGGTGCGGGCTATGTGGGGCAGACGCGGGCGGCCGCCGTGGGAGCGCTTGCCGGGCTCAGTTGA